A single region of the Candidatus Melainabacteria bacterium genome encodes:
- a CDS encoding A-macroglobulin complement component gives MARRWIWLWMAFGVMACWMVSLGRTLANSPVHTHTAGGKGRAMKAHDEDARTKTLGGAERYQTFVSTDKPIYHPGEKVYVRGVLLNAHNHKPLPADTIATAAVQIKGSRGDILVASSVPSQDSVWGFGWEVPNGQAGGEYTVSVTYPFDGYAPSERKFDIRDYRAPRLKSQITFLRDGYGPGEKVTATLDVKRAEGGVPQGAKVNVTARVDGIEIDGGTATVDEKGLCTVSFDLPRQIPRGEGTLALVIADGGVVETAAKTIPILLQTVDLQIFPEGGDLLAGFKNRVYLQANQPNGKPADLQGQLMCKQLGVPVQVAEFKTEHEGRGRFEFAPEAGKDYFLKISSPAGIKTEYPLPKVKTAGAVIHSDSDVFAKNRPVSVRVGCTEKNYRVTLSKREVEVAADKVSSGGSGSSVHSTQFDVPANIDGVLTVTVWDEKGAPLAERLVFREPAHPLNITITSDKKTYIPGDNAELKVKATDADGKPVSTVVGITVTDDSVLEMVEKREKAPRLPVMVFLEPEVKDLADAAVYLDSTNPKAPLATDLLLGTQGWRRFAIMSLAKFVEKYGDKGRTMLAAKRNAPDVSFGAVCFEEDGALIQPRRGGLIPAPPPVVPGAVNGLRGAGVLAAAHGAGVLGAAHGAGMPAAGAPASVPKSAVGKDEEVNLDLIQAKPQQAWAAGDKAANKIVMEGKLARLNEQDFRRQRAWAPNLFVREFAHQVRADRKPNDRVDFAETLYWNAGVKTDAKTGEAQVKFGLNDSVTTFRVFADGFTGDGAVGAANVGLESVQPFYAEAKMPLEVTEGDHILLPISLVNATAENFSDVGVDVSLAGVEKLAALQKSNSAIAAGQRVRWIQPIDVNSGNELKDLTLVAKTGLFSDKVLRKLSVKSKGFPIETTFAGVLEPNKTVKHIITIPQALVPGSLSTNTSVFPTPLANLTEALERMIQDPYGCFEQTSSTSYPLTMAQQYFLSHTNVDPKLVEVSRQKLDDGYKKLVGFWCPDRGYEWFGENPGHEALTAFGLLHFTDMQKVRDVDQNMISTTRAWLLKQKDGKGGFTRKRRALHTWIEDKDCSNAYILWALLECGQPASDLSLELSSIKSAASESKNMYVVALAANALYLSGDKSAAKKLMDALAAKQKPDGSIDGITSSIVGSSGQSLTVEGTALSVLAWLHDPAYAANVEKSIKFLADSCKAGRYGSTQATVLALRAIVKYDQLRAHPKAPGKVRVAVDGNVVGDWVSFDQSSQGAIKLSDICSKLPPGEHTIELTMQNGSVMPYSVAAKYNALTPASSKDCKLDIVTKLAQDHVSEGTATEANVTVTNNSNEVVPTPIAIVGLPGGLEPRHAQLKELVKKSVIDAYEVRGREVVLYWRTLPGNAKVEVPLSLVAAIPGTYTGPASRAYLYYGDEDKKWVDGMQVEIAAAR, from the coding sequence ATGGCTCGCCGATGGATTTGGCTTTGGATGGCGTTTGGTGTCATGGCTTGTTGGATGGTATCCCTTGGTCGAACTCTGGCGAATTCGCCCGTTCACACGCACACTGCGGGAGGCAAAGGCCGCGCCATGAAAGCACACGACGAAGACGCTCGTACTAAGACACTTGGCGGAGCAGAACGCTATCAAACCTTTGTCAGCACAGACAAACCTATTTACCATCCGGGCGAAAAAGTGTACGTCCGTGGCGTGCTGTTAAACGCTCATAACCACAAACCTTTGCCGGCGGACACAATAGCCACTGCCGCAGTGCAAATAAAAGGTTCGCGAGGGGACATTCTCGTTGCGAGTTCTGTGCCGTCGCAGGATAGTGTCTGGGGTTTTGGTTGGGAAGTGCCAAATGGACAAGCTGGCGGTGAATATACGGTCAGCGTCACCTATCCTTTTGACGGTTATGCGCCCTCTGAGCGTAAATTTGATATTCGCGATTATCGGGCTCCGCGCCTGAAGTCACAGATAACCTTTCTTCGAGATGGATATGGCCCCGGCGAGAAGGTTACTGCCACACTTGATGTGAAACGAGCTGAGGGTGGCGTGCCACAGGGCGCAAAGGTAAACGTCACTGCCCGTGTCGATGGGATTGAGATTGATGGTGGTACTGCGACTGTCGATGAGAAGGGCTTGTGCACGGTCAGTTTTGATTTGCCGCGTCAGATTCCTCGCGGAGAAGGAACTCTTGCGCTTGTGATAGCTGATGGTGGAGTGGTCGAGACCGCCGCTAAGACTATTCCAATTCTTCTGCAAACAGTTGATTTGCAGATTTTTCCGGAGGGAGGCGATCTTCTTGCCGGTTTCAAAAATCGTGTTTATCTGCAGGCAAATCAACCTAATGGTAAACCGGCAGATCTTCAAGGTCAGTTGATGTGCAAACAGCTTGGTGTGCCTGTGCAAGTGGCGGAGTTCAAGACAGAACACGAGGGCAGAGGGCGTTTTGAATTTGCTCCTGAGGCTGGCAAAGATTACTTTCTGAAGATCTCATCGCCCGCCGGAATCAAGACTGAATATCCGTTGCCCAAAGTCAAGACTGCTGGTGCAGTTATTCATTCCGATAGCGATGTGTTCGCAAAGAACCGTCCGGTGTCGGTTCGCGTTGGTTGTACTGAGAAAAATTATCGGGTTACCCTGTCCAAGCGCGAAGTTGAAGTAGCAGCCGACAAAGTTTCTTCGGGCGGCTCCGGTTCTTCTGTACATTCGACTCAGTTTGATGTGCCGGCCAATATCGATGGCGTTCTCACTGTCACCGTATGGGACGAGAAAGGAGCGCCTCTTGCAGAACGGCTTGTTTTTCGCGAGCCTGCGCATCCGCTCAATATCACGATTACTTCTGATAAGAAGACCTATATCCCGGGCGACAATGCTGAATTGAAAGTAAAAGCCACTGACGCTGATGGAAAGCCAGTTTCTACAGTAGTCGGTATCACGGTAACCGATGATAGTGTTCTGGAGATGGTGGAGAAGCGTGAGAAAGCTCCTCGTTTACCTGTAATGGTGTTTCTCGAGCCTGAAGTTAAAGACCTTGCAGATGCCGCAGTCTACCTCGATTCCACCAACCCAAAGGCGCCCCTGGCGACCGATCTTTTGCTGGGCACTCAGGGATGGCGCCGTTTCGCCATAATGAGTCTAGCCAAGTTTGTTGAAAAGTATGGCGATAAAGGGCGTACTATGCTCGCCGCTAAAAGAAATGCGCCTGATGTGTCATTTGGAGCCGTGTGTTTTGAGGAAGATGGCGCCCTTATTCAACCGAGGCGCGGTGGTTTGATTCCCGCTCCGCCTCCGGTTGTTCCTGGTGCTGTCAACGGTTTGCGTGGTGCTGGTGTGCTTGCCGCTGCGCATGGTGCTGGGGTGCTTGGCGCTGCGCATGGTGCTGGGATGCCTGCTGCTGGAGCTCCTGCGTCTGTTCCGAAGAGTGCGGTTGGAAAAGATGAAGAAGTCAACCTGGATCTTATTCAAGCAAAACCGCAACAGGCATGGGCTGCCGGTGACAAGGCTGCCAACAAGATCGTCATGGAAGGAAAACTGGCGCGATTGAATGAGCAGGATTTTCGCAGACAACGAGCCTGGGCTCCCAATTTGTTTGTACGCGAGTTCGCCCATCAGGTTCGAGCAGATCGAAAACCAAACGACCGCGTTGATTTTGCCGAGACATTGTATTGGAATGCCGGAGTTAAAACCGATGCCAAAACCGGCGAAGCTCAAGTAAAGTTTGGCTTGAACGATAGTGTTACGACCTTCAGAGTGTTCGCTGACGGGTTTACTGGTGATGGCGCAGTTGGTGCTGCCAATGTAGGCTTGGAATCAGTTCAACCATTCTACGCTGAAGCCAAAATGCCTCTGGAAGTGACTGAAGGCGACCATATTCTTTTGCCGATTAGCCTCGTCAATGCAACCGCGGAGAACTTTTCCGATGTCGGCGTGGACGTTTCGCTTGCTGGTGTTGAAAAGCTGGCTGCACTGCAGAAAAGTAATTCTGCGATTGCCGCCGGGCAGCGCGTGCGTTGGATTCAGCCGATTGACGTCAACAGCGGAAACGAGTTGAAAGATCTGACACTCGTTGCAAAAACAGGCTTGTTTTCGGACAAAGTACTGCGCAAATTGTCGGTGAAATCGAAAGGATTTCCCATCGAAACGACGTTTGCAGGGGTGCTCGAACCGAATAAAACAGTAAAACATATAATTACAATTCCTCAAGCACTTGTGCCTGGAAGCCTCTCCACGAACACTTCTGTTTTTCCAACTCCGCTTGCGAATCTCACAGAGGCGTTGGAGCGCATGATTCAAGATCCCTACGGATGCTTCGAGCAGACGAGTTCGACGAGTTATCCGCTCACTATGGCGCAACAGTATTTCTTGTCGCATACGAATGTCGACCCTAAACTGGTTGAAGTATCGCGTCAGAAATTGGACGATGGATACAAGAAACTTGTCGGATTCTGGTGCCCCGATCGCGGCTATGAATGGTTTGGAGAGAATCCGGGACATGAAGCTCTGACTGCTTTTGGATTGCTTCACTTTACGGATATGCAGAAGGTTCGTGATGTCGACCAGAATATGATTTCCACCACGCGTGCCTGGCTGCTCAAGCAAAAGGATGGAAAGGGTGGATTCACTCGCAAACGCCGAGCTCTGCACACCTGGATCGAGGACAAAGACTGCTCAAACGCATACATTCTCTGGGCGTTGCTCGAATGCGGACAGCCTGCTTCTGACCTGTCGCTGGAACTCTCGTCAATCAAGAGTGCCGCTAGCGAAAGTAAGAACATGTACGTGGTTGCCCTGGCTGCTAATGCACTCTATCTCTCTGGCGACAAATCAGCCGCAAAGAAATTGATGGATGCGCTGGCTGCTAAACAAAAGCCAGACGGAAGTATTGACGGTATAACAAGCTCGATTGTCGGCAGCAGTGGCCAATCTCTGACTGTGGAAGGAACAGCACTGTCTGTGCTTGCCTGGCTGCATGATCCTGCCTATGCCGCCAACGTTGAGAAAAGCATCAAGTTCCTTGCTGACTCTTGCAAAGCTGGTCGATACGGTTCTACTCAGGCAACAGTTCTGGCGTTGCGAGCCATTGTCAAATATGATCAGCTGCGAGCTCATCCCAAGGCACCGGGTAAGGTTCGGGTCGCTGTTGATGGAAATGTTGTCGGTGACTGGGTGTCGTTCGATCAGTCAAGTCAGGGCGCAATCAAGCTTTCTGACATTTGTTCGAAGTTGCCTCCTGGTGAACATACAATCGAGCTGACGATGCAGAATGGAAGTGTGATGCCATATTCGGTGGCAGCGAAATACAACGCGCTCACACCTGCGTCATCCAAAGATTGCAAACTCGACATCGTGACAAAGCTAGCGCAGGACCACGTTTCAGAAGGTACGGCGACCGAGGCTAACGTGACAGTAACCAACAATAGCAACGAGGTCGTTCCGACGCCAATTGCCATAGTTGGTCTGCCCGGCGGACTGGAACCGCGCCACGCACAGTTGAAGGAACTCGTTAAGAAGAGCGTCATTGATGCGTACGAAGTTCGCGGTCGCGAAGTGGTGCTCTACTGGCGCACCTTGCCCGGCAATGCGAAAGTCGAGGTGCCGCTCAGCCTGGTTGCTGCGATTCCTGGCACCTACACCGGTCCAGCAAGTCGGGCTTATCTCTATTATGGAGACGAGGACAAGAAGTGGGTCGATGGCATGCAGGTGGAGATTGCCGCTGCTCGTTAA
- a CDS encoding glycosyltransferase family 1 protein — MRICLISREYPPDTGWGGIATFAKHLAHGLRDLGHDVEVVALAEGPAKTVDVEGIRVHRVEPYAVEGDLGAVSMCMPYSRYVLRTTAGLWEKFFELHSKNPFDVVDTPELLAEGLMPAVTKVAPLLIRLYTPHSKFIAEKLHSVHPSFDHQFVAMLERVAMRSADVITSPSDDLAEFVSNDLNYPRQLIEIVRNPIDPDVFNPDGVKELPSDGRKTVLFVGRLEERKGIRYLVEAIPEILKSYKNVRFVIIGDDTVNAESKQTSVLAQLKESLTNSNSLDSVQFINRVPLNSLPNYYRSADICVVPSVYDNSPYTCLEAMSCGRAVVGTSAGGTCEYLIDGESGIIVPPRDSAALATAILSILTDDKEQERLSQNARQRVLEKFQRKEIARQTVELYKLAIDRFRPETKLYLKDSSECLSDADAIMYAFDKMLYDLLYQESIAFRFKHWGRLAKNRPRLMGAKILAAIVRKFLPFSPMKRQQASMLSKLEEEIKVKQRKAPKNSSPQQRELVAAGERKNS, encoded by the coding sequence ATGAGAATTTGTTTGATTTCCCGGGAATATCCACCCGATACCGGCTGGGGCGGAATCGCCACTTTTGCGAAACATCTGGCGCATGGTCTGCGCGACCTTGGTCATGACGTCGAAGTCGTGGCACTGGCTGAGGGTCCGGCAAAAACCGTAGACGTGGAAGGAATCCGCGTTCATCGAGTTGAGCCTTATGCTGTGGAAGGCGACCTGGGTGCCGTTTCGATGTGCATGCCATACAGTCGATATGTCCTCAGAACGACTGCAGGTTTGTGGGAAAAATTCTTCGAGCTTCACAGCAAGAATCCGTTCGATGTAGTTGATACACCTGAACTGCTGGCAGAAGGATTAATGCCCGCGGTGACGAAGGTCGCTCCTCTCTTGATTCGGCTTTATACGCCACATTCGAAATTTATCGCTGAAAAATTGCATAGCGTTCATCCTTCCTTCGATCATCAGTTCGTGGCGATGCTCGAGCGGGTGGCGATGCGCTCTGCCGATGTAATTACTTCGCCCAGCGATGACCTGGCTGAGTTTGTTTCGAACGACTTGAACTATCCGCGTCAGCTGATTGAAATTGTTCGAAATCCAATCGATCCTGATGTTTTCAATCCAGATGGCGTGAAGGAACTGCCGTCGGATGGGCGCAAAACCGTTCTGTTCGTTGGAAGATTGGAAGAACGGAAAGGCATTCGCTACCTTGTCGAAGCTATTCCAGAAATTCTCAAGTCTTACAAAAATGTGCGTTTCGTCATTATTGGTGACGATACAGTTAATGCGGAAAGCAAGCAGACATCGGTTTTAGCACAACTGAAGGAAAGTTTGACGAATAGCAATTCACTCGACAGTGTGCAATTTATCAATCGAGTGCCGCTCAATTCACTGCCCAACTATTACCGCTCCGCAGACATTTGCGTTGTGCCTTCCGTCTATGACAATTCACCTTACACATGCCTGGAAGCCATGTCCTGCGGACGTGCGGTTGTGGGCACCTCTGCTGGTGGCACATGCGAGTACTTGATCGACGGCGAATCAGGAATTATCGTTCCGCCTCGCGACTCGGCTGCTCTGGCGACAGCAATTCTCTCCATTCTCACCGATGATAAAGAGCAAGAACGACTTTCGCAAAACGCTCGTCAGCGAGTATTGGAAAAATTCCAGCGCAAAGAAATCGCTCGCCAGACCGTTGAGTTGTACAAACTCGCCATTGACCGATTCCGTCCGGAAACGAAGCTCTATCTGAAAGACTCGAGCGAGTGTTTGAGCGATGCCGACGCAATTATGTACGCTTTTGACAAGATGCTTTACGACTTGCTCTACCAGGAGTCGATCGCTTTCAGATTCAAGCACTGGGGACGCCTCGCAAAAAATCGTCCGCGTTTGATGGGGGCGAAAATTCTGGCTGCGATTGTGCGCAAGTTCTTACCGTTTTCTCCGATGAAAAGGCAGCAAGCGAGCATGCTTAGCAAGCTTGAAGAAGAAATCAAAGTCAAGCAAAGGAAAGCTCCTAAAAACAGTTCGCCGCAACAACGTGAATTGGTTGCGGCCGGTGAGCGAAAGAATTCGTAA
- a CDS encoding glycosyltransferase gives MILDLSIIVAVYNEDPRNLSLLIERLRTVITGDGLSYEVIFVNDGSKAPTSKALRDIAAQYDYVKLIELSRNFGQQAAITAGIDHAEGQAVINLDSDLQDPPELIPAMVKRWREGYDVVYAQRSSRRDKLGKRLPAYIFYRLLGSVSSVHIPWDTGDFRLMDRKVCNELRNMPERSRFLRGLIPWLGFRQIGIPIDRDAREVGQSTYTLKKLINLALDGILAFSVAPLYLVPIVGGVMFGVGLLALLAWAVTHSSSLLQLDSACIIASIITVAGLQILCTGAVAIYLSKVLDEVRGRPTYVVAHRLGLAFARSGEQSNFERALLDQTT, from the coding sequence ATGATTCTTGATCTGTCGATAATCGTGGCGGTCTATAACGAAGACCCACGCAATCTTTCCCTACTGATTGAACGACTCCGAACGGTCATCACAGGCGACGGGCTCTCCTACGAAGTAATTTTTGTAAACGATGGCAGCAAAGCCCCAACGAGCAAAGCGCTAAGGGATATTGCCGCGCAATATGATTATGTAAAACTTATCGAACTGTCCAGAAATTTCGGACAGCAAGCGGCGATCACGGCCGGTATCGATCATGCCGAAGGTCAAGCCGTGATTAACCTTGACTCAGATTTGCAAGATCCGCCCGAACTGATTCCAGCCATGGTTAAGCGCTGGCGCGAAGGATACGACGTTGTATATGCACAACGTTCAAGCCGCAGAGATAAACTCGGCAAGCGATTACCCGCTTATATCTTCTATCGACTCTTAGGTTCCGTTTCGTCGGTACACATTCCGTGGGACACAGGCGACTTCCGTTTGATGGATCGCAAGGTCTGCAACGAGCTAAGAAATATGCCCGAAAGGTCACGTTTCTTGCGCGGTCTGATTCCGTGGTTGGGCTTCAGACAAATTGGCATTCCAATTGACCGTGACGCTCGCGAAGTGGGTCAGAGCACCTACACTCTGAAGAAGCTTATCAATCTGGCTCTTGATGGCATACTGGCATTCAGCGTAGCGCCACTATATTTGGTGCCGATCGTTGGTGGTGTAATGTTTGGAGTTGGATTGCTGGCACTGCTCGCCTGGGCAGTCACGCATTCATCTTCGCTGCTTCAGCTGGACAGCGCCTGCATTATCGCCTCGATAATTACCGTGGCGGGGTTGCAAATTCTCTGCACCGGAGCAGTTGCAATCTACCTTTCCAAAGTACTTGACGAAGTGCGCGGCCGCCCGACATACGTTGTTGCTCACAGACTCGGTCTGGCGTTTGCACGCTCAGGCGAACAATCCAACTTCGAAAGAGCATTGCTCGATCAAACTACCTGA
- a CDS encoding glycosyltransferase, whose translation MRRVLLTVHKFFPEHKAGTEVLTLKVAQGLIARGYEVLVVTANPPDIDARHPSAEEYREYVHEGVNVHSIEEGLRLKGYTFKHEYYHRAIKEHFDQLLARFKPDLVHIFHAQNLTSSIIDSCEEARIPIVSSLTDFWFVCPVVQLKRPDGALCRGPSPGATNCLTCYTPELIPPAAQLLEAVGKKLPAVGKVVDSLPKPIQSVCAGALQLGYSAAKMPAAVRATTDRPEALRIAANKNRAIMVPTKLMRDIFVENGMKPELLHHVPFGLDQSNLKGHQTKTPADVLRIGFIGTIFEHKGLDLLIKAFQKFPPEAPAVLQIYGDINQFPEYGKTITALINSKPDNIQLLGTFPNAELGRILDNMDVLVVPSRWYENTPLVIQSALATKTPVIATNLGGMSELVKHEQNGLLFELNDYNSLHTQLARLVDNRSILKQFMDNIPPERTIEAMVDDIEGIYEKVLKSDGTVTPESELNRSVVS comes from the coding sequence ATGAGAAGAGTTTTACTTACCGTTCATAAATTTTTCCCTGAACACAAGGCAGGGACTGAAGTCCTGACGCTCAAAGTCGCGCAGGGCTTAATCGCACGCGGCTACGAAGTGCTCGTTGTTACTGCCAATCCACCGGATATAGACGCTCGTCACCCGAGCGCTGAAGAATACCGGGAATATGTCCACGAGGGCGTCAACGTCCACTCTATTGAAGAAGGTCTACGGCTTAAAGGTTACACATTCAAGCACGAATACTATCACCGGGCCATCAAAGAACATTTCGATCAGCTGCTTGCCCGGTTCAAGCCTGATCTGGTGCACATCTTCCACGCGCAGAATCTGACCAGTTCCATAATTGATTCATGCGAAGAAGCGCGAATACCGATTGTTTCGTCGCTGACTGACTTCTGGTTCGTTTGCCCCGTAGTGCAATTGAAACGCCCTGACGGTGCGCTCTGCCGCGGACCGAGCCCGGGCGCGACAAACTGTCTGACTTGCTACACGCCTGAGCTCATTCCGCCTGCGGCACAACTACTCGAAGCGGTGGGAAAGAAGCTGCCGGCAGTTGGAAAGGTCGTAGATAGCCTGCCCAAGCCGATTCAGTCAGTCTGCGCCGGGGCTTTGCAATTAGGCTACTCGGCGGCGAAGATGCCCGCTGCTGTTCGAGCTACCACCGATCGCCCTGAAGCGCTGCGCATCGCGGCAAACAAGAACAGGGCGATTATGGTTCCAACGAAATTGATGCGCGATATATTCGTGGAAAATGGCATGAAACCTGAGCTTTTACACCATGTTCCATTCGGGCTGGATCAGTCTAATTTGAAAGGACATCAAACAAAGACTCCTGCCGACGTCCTGCGCATAGGCTTTATCGGCACTATCTTCGAGCACAAGGGACTGGATTTGCTGATTAAGGCATTTCAGAAATTTCCTCCAGAAGCCCCGGCGGTTCTGCAAATCTATGGCGACATCAATCAATTTCCTGAGTACGGCAAAACAATAACGGCTCTCATAAACAGCAAACCGGACAACATTCAACTGCTCGGCACTTTTCCAAACGCTGAACTGGGACGGATATTGGACAACATGGATGTGCTTGTAGTGCCCTCACGCTGGTACGAAAACACTCCACTTGTGATTCAGTCGGCGCTGGCGACCAAAACGCCTGTGATTGCCACTAATCTGGGCGGAATGTCTGAACTGGTCAAGCATGAACAAAATGGTCTGCTGTTTGAACTGAACGATTACAATTCGCTGCACACGCAGCTGGCGAGGCTCGTGGACAATCGTTCCATCCTGAAACAGTTCATGGATAACATTCCGCCTGAACGAACGATAGAAGCAATGGTTGACGACATCGAAGGCATTTATGAAAAGGTTTTGAAGTCAGACGGTACTGTTACGCCAGAGTCGGAACTGAACCGGTCGGTGGTATCATAA
- a CDS encoding NAD-dependent epimerase/dehydratase family protein: MHLLVIGGTVFLGRHIVLEALASGHKVTTLNRGTHVLPEQENVEKLIDDREKDLDILAGRKFDAVIDVCGYKPEVVAQSAEILKNAVETYLFVSTISVYGSFEKIGLNESDPIKHTTLKKPGDYGTFKADCEKVLQEIVPEKALIVRPGLIVGPFDPTDRFTYWPARIARGGKVVAPGKPDAAMQFIDVRDLARWLIELTENGERGIYNATGPRQRLTLGEFLESSNRALNGNCEFIWLDDEILENEKVQSFADLPFWIPASSAEYAGFQQIDCSKAFNAGLKFRPLEQTVRDTLAWHHEHRSDRSDRSKTKPLAVGISPERERELIEKYH; this comes from the coding sequence ATGCACTTGCTTGTGATCGGCGGCACCGTCTTTCTGGGCAGACACATCGTGCTGGAAGCGCTCGCTTCCGGGCACAAAGTGACCACTCTCAATCGCGGCACGCACGTTTTGCCGGAGCAAGAAAACGTCGAAAAACTCATCGATGACCGCGAAAAAGATCTGGACATCCTCGCCGGTCGCAAATTTGATGCAGTCATAGATGTTTGTGGATACAAACCGGAAGTAGTTGCTCAGTCAGCAGAGATTTTGAAGAATGCCGTCGAGACATATTTATTCGTCTCAACGATCTCTGTTTACGGCTCCTTTGAAAAAATCGGATTGAACGAAAGCGATCCAATCAAACATACAACGCTGAAAAAGCCCGGCGACTACGGCACTTTCAAAGCAGACTGCGAAAAGGTCTTGCAAGAAATAGTTCCAGAAAAAGCACTGATTGTCCGACCTGGCTTAATTGTCGGTCCCTTCGATCCGACGGATCGCTTCACCTATTGGCCGGCACGAATCGCCAGAGGCGGCAAGGTTGTGGCGCCCGGGAAACCCGACGCCGCCATGCAATTTATTGACGTACGAGATCTGGCCCGATGGCTGATCGAACTGACGGAGAATGGAGAGCGTGGAATCTACAATGCCACGGGACCGCGCCAGAGACTGACTCTGGGTGAGTTTCTCGAATCCAGCAACCGAGCACTGAACGGCAACTGCGAGTTCATCTGGTTAGATGACGAGATTCTGGAAAACGAAAAAGTGCAATCATTTGCTGACCTTCCGTTTTGGATTCCTGCATCCTCAGCCGAGTACGCTGGATTTCAGCAGATTGACTGCAGTAAAGCGTTCAACGCAGGACTGAAATTTCGACCTCTTGAACAAACTGTCAGGGACACCCTGGCATGGCATCATGAGCACCGTTCGGACCGTTCAGACCGTTCAAAAACCAAGCCGTTAGCCGTAGGTATCAGCCCTGAGCGCGAACGAGAACTGATCGAAAAGTACCATTAA
- a CDS encoding NAD-dependent epimerase/dehydratase family protein produces the protein MKSLVIGGNGFIGTNLVDGLLRKGHAVRVFDRYPSRFREPNPAVEYVVGDLGNHGEVADVVQGVDFVFHLAYTSLPHTSNEDPVYDIRSNVVDTVQMLQQCSAAAVRKVIFISSGGTVYGIPQNTPIKEDDATDPICSYGITKLAIEKYLHLFHRLHGLDYVVARISNPYGEQQNPDAKQGAVTVFLGNLKRGNPITIWGDGEVVRDYIYIGDAVQALVKSADYQPGPDQHRVFNIGAGRGYSLNQLIAAMRGVVGKDIDVRYTPGRVEDVPSNVLDISRATAELGWKPEVELEEGLTRTWEWLKTLQLA, from the coding sequence ATGAAATCACTAGTAATTGGCGGAAACGGATTCATCGGCACAAACCTCGTAGACGGCTTGCTCCGCAAGGGTCACGCGGTGCGCGTTTTCGACCGTTATCCGAGCCGCTTTCGCGAGCCGAATCCGGCGGTTGAGTATGTAGTAGGCGATCTCGGCAATCACGGCGAAGTCGCGGACGTGGTCCAGGGCGTAGACTTCGTTTTTCACCTGGCTTACACGAGCCTGCCGCACACAAGTAACGAAGACCCTGTTTACGACATTCGCTCGAATGTTGTCGATACAGTGCAGATGTTGCAACAGTGCAGTGCCGCAGCAGTGCGCAAAGTAATCTTCATTTCCTCTGGTGGCACCGTATATGGTATCCCGCAGAACACTCCTATTAAGGAGGACGACGCCACCGATCCGATTTGCTCCTACGGCATCACAAAACTCGCTATAGAGAAGTATCTCCACCTGTTTCATCGATTGCATGGGCTCGATTACGTGGTCGCCCGTATATCCAATCCATATGGCGAACAGCAGAATCCCGACGCGAAACAAGGCGCTGTCACGGTGTTCCTCGGCAACTTAAAACGAGGCAACCCCATAACTATCTGGGGCGACGGCGAGGTTGTTCGCGATTACATCTATATAGGTGACGCAGTGCAAGCGCTGGTCAAGTCAGCAGACTACCAGCCCGGACCGGATCAGCACCGAGTCTTCAACATCGGCGCCGGGCGCGGTTATTCGTTAAATCAGTTGATCGCAGCAATGCGCGGCGTTGTCGGTAAAGATATTGACGTTCGTTACACTCCGGGACGAGTCGAAGACGTACCTTCGAACGTGCTGGATATAAGTCGGGCAACAGCAGAACTGGGCTGGAAACCGGAAGTGGAGCTGGAAGAAGGGCTTACCCGAACCTGGGAATGGCTGAAGACACTTCAGCTGGCCTGA